The window taagcaaaattccttggtctttaggagcagtaatgaattggaTGGACGGATGGACACAAGATCTTCAAgacctctcctcttcatctctgcccaGAAGTGAGTCTGGCCAGCCTTAATGcacccctagtccctcctacagttCGTTGTATACACCagttatcaagccagcacagaatagtgggaaggaccattttccaaggatatgcctatagagtattgtccaatcagtaattagccttaagcgCTCAGTTGTCCACCTTAAGTATATtaattcaagagtttcagccctttacaagaaGAGGGCAGGAGAAGGAGCTAAATAGCAGGCAGAGAGCCAAGGCACTGAAATGCAGCCCCAATAACTTCCTTTCACTGTGAAAAAATCACTCAGTTCCCTTGTCCTCAGTtacctcacctataaaatagatgCTTTTGGTcaacttctctgacttcctttatgCTCTATAATGCTCTGGCACAAAAAAAGGAATGTGACTATGGAGCTTTTGCTTGAACAATCCCCACAGGACATCGAAGCCTGGAATCCACATTATTTCCAGTCCAGCTGCCTGTGTGAGGGAAGAAATGATAGAGGGCACAGGGAAAGGGCCTAAAGCCATTATGTGCAGCAGCCAGGGGTCTAAGCCCAGAATGCTCTGCTCTGCCAAAGCACCTTCAGATGGGCTCTGAACTTGCACAGTCCCAGTGACATTTCCCACACATTCAGCCTGAATCAGAGATCAGAACCTTCTACTTCTTGTAGTTTGAACTCAGACTCAACAGTTCTAACCCCTTTCCTgttaaaatgagaaagggaacaaTCAGGATGTCATTTTCTCCCAGAGAGTTTCAGTGCAGAATCTTCCAGCACCTGAATCATAACCAGCTGATTATGTTATGCTGCATAACATAACTGCATCTCCTCCATGCCCTTTAGTCTGGTCAAAACCACTTAAGGGGGAGATAAAAACAGAGGTACCCGAAGAGTGCTGAAGAAAAGCTAATATGTCCCTGCTGTGATCTAAAAAGGGAATAATCCCTACAGTGGCTGCATTTGCAACATCTCTTCTGCATCCcaagaactgaaaaatataacTCTTTTCACCTAAATGAGATTTCTAGGAATCTGATCTGTGTGACAAAGATGGAAAGTTACTCACCAATTTGATCTGTGGTGCCAAAGAAGTGGCTACAgttgtgactgtgtgtgtgtgtgtgtgtgtgtgtccttttgtaagtgtgcatgtatatgtgctGTGCAGACAGTCAGGCCTAGAGTTAAAAGCACAACCTGTTCTGCACTCATTTCCAGAGCCACAATTACTGTCACCTCAAAAGCAAAAGTTGGCAGAAGTAATTTGCCATGTTATGACATCCTTTTATCTCAAGTAAAAAAGCCCAGCAGTTATTAAAAGTGACTAATTAGAATCTCTGAAGAAGCAACACTTCAAATTGTGGAGGAAACTTTTCTCTCTGCTtaataatatgaaagaaagaaatacagagagtGATTTCTGTGCATTGATATGCCAGGGCACAATTTCCTGAAATCTAGTGATCTAGCAAAACAAAATGATCAATTCTATTctttctgaaaattataatgaattgAACACTTTATTGTAGAGACAAATCTTTTGATACTCAAAATAATCAATTTACTTCTACTATGATTTATTGATACAATATGATGATGATATATTTTTAGGAGgttgcttaaaagaaaaaatctaggTTACAAATTGAGAGAAAAGTAGAGTTATTTAAGTTGTACTTATTCCTGTGTgagtatttttagttttattgagTTTTTAATATTGTGAAACATGCTTATCGACATGAGTTTGTATTAGAAATATAAGGATAAATCAAAAGTTAAACTAATTTAGGAGAATTAGTCAATATGTAACCTGTAATCTTTATTAGTCTAACTGTATTGTAGTTAGAAAAACATGACTGAAAGAGCTTGCAGGACATGATGCAGGATTTGgaggataaaatgaataatacTTTCTATTTCAAGTCAggtttcttaaataaaataaaatcctctaTTCCCTCTATCACCTGGTTATCTGATGATTGCATTACTCCCATCATTACTTTGCCTGGATTTAATTGATCCAAGTCTGGCTTGAAAATGAAACTCTATCAGGATATTTCTCCTATAGAAAATTCCCAGCTTCTAGGCTCTATGATAATGCTTATTTAataagataaagttgaaataaaGTTTAACTTCAATTCTGAACAAGAGGACTCATGAAGGAATTATATGCAATGGGTCATGGTGacaaaagaatggggaaaaaagtgtCTAGAATTAACAGAGCAGGTCCTGCTTCATTGAAATGGACTCTATCATTGGAAATACTAACATCATTAGCACTACTCCACTCATCTTCAGATATGGAAGAATATATGTCAGAAATAGTGGTAGGAAAAGGTTCTGTCTCTAGGATATTATACCTTGGCCACAAATATAAGGGATAGGTGTGCAGTCAAATCAGTAGTTTATACTTATCCAACAGTAATTGAAAGACTGTAAAACATGACAGACATTCCAACACTAAGGTTCAAAATTCAAGCACATGATTCTGTTATGGCACACGCTTAATTAGCCTTATTAGTATTAACTTAACCTCCCTTGAAGCAGCTTAGATTTCATTAGCATAATATCTGAGTTATGATCCCAAAAGGTGGGCATCTTAAAAAATGCATGGTAACATtctaaaagaaacacaaaaaacaaaatcaacactTAATCTGTTGTTAATAATAGCTAGATAGTGACTTCTGTGATGCAGTCTTTTGAAATTAATGCTTCTTTTATCTATAGATAAAAAAATGATGCTCataatatttttcaagtttttggtTAAAAAACCTGGATGACACATTTAGCAAGTAGTAGGCATACATATCTTACATGTTTTTCTGAATGTATGTTTTTTAttcttcaatttgtttttaaaatttagaaacatGTGAATAGTATGTAATAAATGATAGGTTGGGGATTTAATTAATAAAGGCTATTTATGATACTTTTCCTACATTTTATACAAATCTCTATATTctgtagagagagaaagattaccaaaagaaatttaatgCCTTTATTTAGAATTTAGAGATGATAATAAAAGACTGAATTAACAGTTTGCTCTTGTTTATCTTTCCATTGGGGTGGTTTAGGAATGCTTATGAGAATTAAGGAATTAATCTGAATTCTGTAATTTTCACTGACATTATTCTTGCAAATATTTTCAAGTTATTGAATTCTTCTCAGTTTTGTGTTGAGCTTCCTTGTTACCATGACACATTTTTATTGAGATTATATTGTGAGGGTTTGCTAAAAGAGAATTACTACTGAAGAAAACATCACAGTTGGTTTCCACGATTTCATCACTAGAAAAATAAATGCCAGAAAGGTTCTCAGTAGCTCCTCATCCATCATTTCTACTCTTAGGTTCTCCATCATActatgtagagggccagaactctggagaagtatacttgaaacaaggatacttacaacaaggtgttaactcattggaattgatgagatgagggtttttttttaatatatctatatctatatctatatctatatatatatatatatattatacttatatatacttacatacatacatatacttagtacttagcatgatgatgtaatggctctctagttcacacatgaacagtatgctgtaatgatgtaattaccataaggtatataagggctaaaaaggactggaaatgagacattctatttttgaccatcttggtgactctcctgcctcctccagtaagaccaaggactcgggctggtccTGAGATGCTGCAGAAaactagcccaaacattacaataCCATCTGCACCTCTATTTGTGGAACCTTGCTCATAAATTAAAACATGTACCAATACaacaaaagagattataataTGAgggtttctcatttttcttatatagctgaatttcacttaaaatttgACTTTCATCACCTATTGGTAGAGATGGTGAAGGGGTATCACTGTCTCAAGTTTTAGGATTTATTGTGAAAATTAttgctatttctttgtttctctgtggtTTTCATAACTAGCTCTTGCAGTTTGTAGGTTTTCTTTGATTCTAAGATTGTGTGATGTAGAGAAAGGTATGGTCATTGTTCTCTTTATGTAAGTTCTACTTCTTATTTTGGAAGAGACTCTCTTCTCCCTAAGAGATGCAGGcaaggacttctggccaagatggtggagaggaggcacacagctgtgtaagctccatgttttctctcagaattcatctcatgacaagcctctgaattaatgcttgagtaaaaaaaaaacccacaaataattaccaagagaagacatccttgagattcgccaggaaaagtctgtttttgCTCCAGGGTGGGTTCGGTTTTAGAAGGGGCACAGGCTGAACGCAGAGACAGCAAGAGGTCCTCAGGCaactcacagctgagcagactaGAGTGGGGTGGAgtatgatctcagccatctctgtgggaagagctttgctacaggattggatactttgccctggcagcaagtcagtagcccagcagagaagctaaaaacaccaagGGTGAAGAATACATCCCCAAACAACTgcagtctcttgggacctggccacccctcccacACAGTGTCTCAGCTCTCTCGAAGTCTCAGAGCCCAGGCACAGTGCCTTGCTGCTTCCCCCAAAGCCTGTAGAAGAAGCTCAATAACACCATCGAGCCACTCCCCCCAAAAatgcagattccatttgggggctttttctttttttctatgttagtttgtctctgattcttctctgacaaaatgagcaaaaaattgaaaaggactttaaccatcaacagcttctatacagatagagagcagacAATAATCTCCAAGGAGACTAAAAATAGACTGTCTCCAGCTGACTCCCCAAAGGAGGaaatcatctgttcctcagcacagatgaattcatagaagaaattaaaaggctctcacaagagagctagaagaaaaaatgggaaaaggaactTGCATTGtgaagagagtctggagaagtcatcccacacATTTAAacacagagtggataaagaaattaaatccttgaaaaataggattagtgaactggaaacagaaaatagctctctaaaaagtaaaattggtgaaatggaaaaaaattccaaaaaacaaaacaactcaattctataattaaaaaaagatataaaaaagtgagtgaagaaaatacttcattgaaaatcagaatagaacaaatggaattgaatgacttgaggagacaacaagaatcagtcaggcaaaaccaaaaaattaaaacaatggaaaaaaaaatgtgaaatactttcttgggaaaaaaacagacctggaaaataggtcagggagagacaatttgagaattattgaactctcacaaaaatatgattaaaaaaagagcctggacactattttccaggaaattatcaaagagaactgcccagaagttatagaaacagagggtaaaatagacattgaaagaattcattgatcacctactgaaagggatcctaaaatcaaaacaccaagaaatatagtggccaaatgccagaaccctcagacaaaggaaaaatatttcaagtggctaaaaaaacccaatttaaatatagagaagccacaataaggatcacccaggatctagcagcatccacattaaaggattgaagagcctgggatatgatattctgaaaggctaaacAACTCGGtgtgcaaccaaaaataacttacccatcCAGAATGAGCAtgtttttccagggaagaagatggacattcaacgaaataagtgaatttcgtctatttctgatgaaaaaaacagaacttaacaaaaagtttgatctataaatatagagctcaagagaaacctaaaaaggtaaaaagaaatcttgggaactgtatttctgatataaagatgtataaagaatacatgtaaaccttgttctagaaactagaggtggaaaggacattgtaccagaaaaagggtaaagtggggatactgcatctcacgaagaggcaaaggaaacctattatatctgagagaaagaatggagggggatgaatatagtgggtatcttactgccatcagaattggctttaagagaaaaattttagacatattcaatttatggtgaaacttctcccacctcattgaaaagtgagaagggaaaagtgaaaagggaaggaataagctaagctgaagggaatacagaaactaagagggggggagggatactaaaaagggaggactgtgaGAAGCAATTGGTGCTcgcaagtttaatactgggaagggggggaaggggagaaaaggggagaaaaccaTAAACAGCGGTTAACAAGATGGGAAGTAATacaaaattggtaattttaaccataaatatgaatgaggcaaactcccccataaagaggaagcggttagcaaaatggattaaaatgcagaatcatacaatatgttgtttacaggaaacatacctgaagcagggagatacattcagagtaaaggtaaaaggttggagcaaaatcttcaggtgaagtcaaaaaagcagtgATAGCCATCCtaatcttagatcaagcaaaagcaaaaatcgatctaattaaaagaggcactatatcttgctaaacgGTAACATAGattatgaagcaatatcaatattaaacacatatgcaccaagtgttgtagcatctaaattcttaaaagagaaattaagagagctgcaagaagaaatagacagcaaaattataatagtgggagatctcaaccttggactctcagaattagataaatcaaaccacaaaataaataagaaagaagtcaaagatgtaaatagaatactagaaaagttagatctgatagatctctggagataactaaatggagacagaaaggattacactttcttttcagcagttcatggaacctatacaaaaatagaccatatattaggacattaaaacctcaaactcaaatgcagtaaggcagaaataataaatgcatccttttcagaccacgacccaataaaaattacattcaacaaaaagccgggggaaagtagaccaaaaaataattggaaactaaatgatctcatactaaagaataaaggtaaaacagcaaatcatagacatgatTAATAACCtcacccaagaaaacaacaataatgaaacgtcataccaaaatgtgtgggatgcaggcaaagcagtaataaagggaaatttcatatctctaaaggcctacttgcataaaatagagaaagaaaaggtcaatgaattgggcttgcaactaaaaatgctagaaaaggaacaaattaaaaatccccaatcaaacactaaacttgaaattctaaaaataaaatgagagatcaataaaattgaaagtaaaaaaactattgaattaataaaactaagagttggttctatgaaaaaaccaacaaaatagacaaacccttagtaaatctgattttaaaaaggaaagaggaaaatcaaattgttagtcttaaaaatgaaaagggagaactcgccactaatgaagaggaaattagggcaataattaagaattactttgcccaactttatgccaataaattcgacaagttaaatgaaatggaagaataccttcaaaaatatagattgcccatattaagagaagaagtaaatatcctaaacagttccatattagaaaaataaatagaacagacTATTaaccaacttcctaagaaaaaatccccaagtcCAGAtgggatttacatgtgaattctaccaaacattcaagaGCAATTAACTCctatgctatataaactatttgaaaaaatagggaatgaaggattcctaacAAATTCCtattatgacacagacatggtactgattcctaaaccaagtaggttgaaaacagagaaagaaaattatagaccattctccctaatgaatatcaatgctaaaatcttaaataaaatattagcaaaaagattacagaaaatcatccccaggataatacactatgaccaagtaagctttataccaagaatgcagcgCTGATTCAATATTACGAAAACTTTtagcagaaagaacactgggaaatgaatgtaaactgtgtgcatttttgtttctcttcctgggttttttttaccttctgaatccaactcttcctatacaacaagaaaactgttcagttctgcacacatatattgtatctagaaaatactgtgacatatttaacatgtatagaactccttgccaactgggggagggggggtggagggaggaaggtgacaagttggaagagaaatgagtgcaagggataatgtggttaaaaaattatccaggcatagattctttcaataaaaagttataattatttttttaaagttttgaactgagaatatagaatttattttcttctttgaaatttcaTAGTTTAAATGTCTTTGTTCTGAGAATTTAATGAATGaggatgagaatttttttttcttttgaaaatattacaACAACTGAGGATCTGtgaatcactactgattaaaacAAAAGGACTTAATGTTgagtaaaatgaagtaaaaaatgcagACATATGTATAATCCACTGGCTTATGTCTTTAGATTTTTCCATTACAATAACAAAGATTGAACTAACTGAATAAAAGTATACAAAGGTAATCATGAGCAACAAGATTACTTTAGTGGCTCTGGTTTCTAAGGAGGCAATAGGGTTAATGCTAGTGTTATGAAGGTATTGGACTTGCCATTTGTGTCTGAACAAAACAAGCACCATGTAGCCACTGGAAATGGCCATGAAGCCCAGAAATATCGCATCATAAAGTGTCTTCCACATAACAAGATTGGAGGTCGTTATGGCATGCCAGTCTATTGAACAGTATCCAAGGTTCTTGTTAAGGTCACTGAACGTGTTGTTCCCAGGGCCAGTCACATGTAGAGGCACAACTACATCTACCAACAAATTGAGTACCCATATGAAGACACACGATGGAACAATGTATTCTGGGGCTTTGGCTTTGAGCTTGGCCCATTTGTTATTGGTAGAACTGATGGTGATGGCCTGGAAGACACTCAGGAGGCAGGTATTGCAAAGTGAAACTCCTCGGGCTACTCTCTGCAGATAAACAATGATTTTGCATTCAAAGTCTCTCAGGAAAATTTTCTGGATACACACTTGAATTGCTGTGGGAACTCCCCTGAAAAGAATCATTATAATATgggaaaggaacaaattaacaaaaatcgtATCTATTGGTCTTATCCTTTTACCagtgataaaattaaagccatacaAGAAAAGAAGTAAACTATTCCCAAAGACTCCAAGTATAATCTGAAGCATATGTAACATACAGAGGATATCATCGTTAGGCTGCATTCCTTATTCTCTAGGACAGAATGATATTCAGATCCAAAGTGACCTGGGAATGAAGAGAGAAGTATCTGTTATAAAACCAGGAATTCAAAATCAGATTCTGcacattttttacaaatgaggtgaTCTTCATTAATCCTTAGTTGTTAAAGAAATGCtatgttttagaaaatattttactcatgctagttttctattatttttttactttcttgatgCAACTATTCTTATTTGGtgttattgtaatttttttttgtaaatagggatttttaattctattttatgtctcatgtgttt of the Sarcophilus harrisii chromosome 6, mSarHar1.11, whole genome shotgun sequence genome contains:
- the LOC116420139 gene encoding vomeronasal type-1 receptor 4-like — protein: MQPNDDILCMLHMLQIILGVFGNSLLLFLYGFNFITGKRIRPIDTIFVNLFLSHIIMILFRGVPTAIQVCIQKIFLRDFECKIIVYLQRVARGVSLCNTCLLSVFQAITISSTNNKWAKLKAKAPEYIVPSCVFIWVLNLLVDVVVPLHVTGPGNNTFSDLNKNLGYCSIDWHAITTSNLVMWKTLYDAIFLGFMAISSGYMVLVLFRHKWQVQYLHNTSINPIASLETRATKVILLLMITFVYFYSVSSIFVIVMEKSKDISQWIIHMSAFFTSFYSTLSPFVLISSDSQILSCCNIFKRKKNSHPHSLNSQNKDI